A window of Mustela erminea isolate mMusErm1 chromosome 19, mMusErm1.Pri, whole genome shotgun sequence genomic DNA:
CCCCAGCCACCATCTTCTTAAGACCCGGGACTGGGATCTCAGTTTGGGCTCCAGGCAGAGGTGATGGCAGAAGTGGGGCGCAGGGCCTAGGGGCCTTGTCTTTGTCCTTGAGAGACCCTCGAGTGGGTGCTCAGGCCCCCATGTCCCGGTGGGGCCCCAGGGAGGTAGGCATTGCATTGGGGACCTTAGGAGGTGGGGTCCTGAAGTCAGGGGGCCAGGCGGGGACCGGAACCAGGTGTGAGCTTAGTGGTCACAGTCCGGAGGCTGGGGTCTGTGGAGAGGGGATGAGAGGCCAAgtcaggaagtggggaggggttTGGTCCCACATCAGCCCCACAGTGAGAGGagtgcagagggaggcagggcggGAAGGACGAGGAATAGAAATAgaggcaacagagagagagatgaaaaaacaGATAAGACTcttaaaaccaagaaagagaaaagaagacaaggagagagaCTGGGAAACCCCTCCACCTCTTTTGAGGTCCCGTGACACTCAGACCAGGCCACACCCATCCTTGGTTGGTTGGGGCAGAGCTGAGATCCCTACCGACCTGCCAGGCCCTGGACAAATGTCCACCTCTCCTTCCCAGGCTCCATGCCTAAGCTCTCTTAGGTCTCCACTCCCATCTCCCAGCCTTTTTTTGGCCCCAAGTTCACTACTTGCCAGCCTGCCTGCTGGTGCCAGCCCAGGCCAGTCCTCCTTCCCCCTCATCGGTCTGGAGGCAGTGGTGATGGGGGCATAGGGCTGTCTCATAGCCTTGAGTTTGCTAAGTGCActgggcctttgcatatgctattCCCTCCTTTCCTGCGTCACACCTTCCGTTCTCCTGGTCTCAGCTCCCAAGtcccctcttccaggaagtcttccctgaagCCTCCCAGCCTGGGTCTGATACTCCCTCTGGGCTCCTCCAGTTCCTGGGTTCCCTCATCCCAGCCCTGTCCACTTTGGGCATCATTGTCTGAAGACACTCTCCCCCACTGGACAATAAGCCCtgtgagggcagggctgggctgttGTGGTCACTGCTGTGTGCACtacccagcccagggccaggcacacAAGTACTCAGGGAATGTGCATTAAATAAGGGAGTGTAGAGGTGCTGAACTGAAGATTCTGGACTTCACCACAGGGCACTAGGGAGCCACAGAAGAGTTTTAACTCGGAGTCAGTCAAGGTCTGATTCGTGTTGTAGAAATTGCAGGCAGCTCCTGaaccctgggcctttgcacacactATTCCCTCTACTTTTCTGAGCTCAGTGAACCTATACAAGTGAAGTTTTCTTTCTGAGCAtcaatttttctcatctgtaacacaaaaataataatttctcccTCTTGGGGGTTTTTTATGAAGACTAAGTGGGAAGATGCTCTGAAATCTTAAGACCTGGGAGAGTGAAAGAATGTACCCTACTCtcttgcccctccctcttctccccagtggactcctattcatccttcaatgCCCTACCTAGAAGTTACTTCCTCTCTGAAGTCTTTCCTGCTATCTCAGGGACAGGGGACGTCTCCCTCCTCCAAGCAAGCTCTGTATTGTTCCACCTCTTGCTCTGGACCATCATTCCTTTCTGATGTTCACTTCCTCCAAAGCTCAAATTTTCTCAAGAGCAGGACCCTGTCTGAGACTGGTCAGGATCCGGAAGAGGGCTTCATGTCCGCCGGAGGTGTGTGAACAGATGGGTGTGCGGTTGACTGGGTGGGCAGGTGGGCGGGTGAAGCTTTGGAGGGGGCGGATCAGTGTGGATGGGCGTGGAAGACTGGGTTGATGTATTTGCTGGTTGGAGGACCGGTGGTGGACGGAGGCATGGGTGGCTCACGGGTGGGCGGCTGGATCGGTGCGGAGGTGGACGGCTGACCAGGTGGGTGGGCGGGCAGATGACTACGGATTGAGTGGATGTGTGTTTGCATGGAGAGTGGGTAAGTGGATGACTGATGGATGGACACGTACAGACAAATGAATGAGCGGGTGGGTGGATAAACCATCTTCCCACTGAGCCCTGCAGACCCACGAGGACCCCCTCCAGGTGGGCGCAGTATTGGAATCTGGAGGCCTTACAGAGCTTTGAGATCTACATAACCCCCAACCCAGAACCCCGAGAGATAGGACACTCACATTTGTCCTGAATCTATAGATAATGCCACTCTCCTTCTAAGTTCAAACTCATTCCCATCGACCCTGGAAGAGAAAAGATGAGGGTTGTGCGTCTTCCCCGACTTTCCCATATGCCCCAAATCCCTCCCACCGTCTCCCTCCCCAGGGGATCCCACTATCAAGACAGACTGAGTCATCATTTAAGAAAGTACTagacctgggacgcctgggtggctcagtccactgagcctctgattcttggtttcagctcaggtcctgatctcagggttgtgagatggagccccacggtgggctctgtgctcctcgCAGGGTCcatctgtccctcttcctctggtgctccacccctaccccacccccaccctgcgtgcgagcgtttgtgtgtgtgtgtgtgtgcgtgtacatatgcatgcgtgtgtgcgctctcgcctctctcaaataaaataaataaataaaatcttttttaaaaaggtactagTCCTTTAAGTAGAACCTTCCAGAGGATGGGCGGAGCCTGGAAGAAACAAGCTCAGCTAAGAAGTGGGCTCCAGGAAATCTGTGATGGTCCCCCCAGCTCCACTGTTATGCAAATGAATTACTGCATTATTCTTGAACTGGATCCCAGAAGGTGGGGTATCTTCGTTGAGAGGAGGGGCCTGGTGTGCTGGGGGCAGGGTTAGTTAAGGGGCGGGGACTTACCTGGAGGCCTGACAGTCATGTGTGGCTGAGCTTCGGTGTAGCCCCCCATGGGCTGGCCCTCTGGGTTGAAGGCTGCACTCTGCCCTGGGAAGGAGGTTGAGGGGTGCAGGCTGAGCCCCGGGTTATGCGGGCCCCAGCTTTGATACTCCCCGGGGAACATTAGGCCCTCTCTCCCCGTTTTCTCCCTGTACCTGTGCGGTTGGATTGATCGATCATTGGTTGCACGATGCGTCTCCGGGCGTTGATGAACCTGGGAGGGGGTTGTGGAAACCGAGGAGGGTGTaaagagggagtaggagagaggcTGAAATGAACACACGGAGACGGAGCTGGAAAGAGGACgggacagaggaggggagaggagaagctcCCGGGGGCTTCGGGGCCTCcttcagcaccatggacagcGCCCGGCCTCCCACCCAGGCTGGCCCAGGGACTCACAGGAGCCTCCTGGGTCACTCACCAGTTGTTGACTTGCAGGATCGTGAGCCCGGTGTCCTGCGCCAGctgcttcttctgctcctccGAGGGGTATGGGTGCTGTGACCACCAGCAGAGAATCACCCTGCCTGCCCAGCTGCCATCTGACCTCCAGGGCCTGGCCCCGTGGGGATGGCgagcccaggctggggcagggcccaGAGACTCAGCTTGTCTAAGCGGCTCCAGGCTTCCCCAGGGGCCAGTGGAGGGAATCGGAGCCAAGCTTCGGGCAATTATGCTTGTGGGCGCCCCCACCTCTTCTAGCAATTAGGGGCTAATTGGCCAGCTCTCATTAGGGAGACCAAAGCTCAGGGTGGGGGCTCCAGCACCAGAAGGGAGGCAAAGCCCAGCACGGGCCCTGTCTGAGTCTCTATCAGGGTCCCAGTGCATGTGTCAGTGCATGTCTCTCACTGTCCCGGTCTCAGTCCCTCTGGGACTCCGTCtctccctgactttttttttttttcactcttcctGTATTTTCCCAGCTCCCTCCACAAGGCAGCATGTTGCACTCGAGAAGCCCAAACTGCCCACTGCCTGTATCTGAACCCACGTCTGGCTAGGAGACCTCTTGGCTCCTCGCTTGCAGAATGGAACCTCCCAGCCCCAACCTCATAGGCTCTGTTTGGTGATTGGTGGGGGGGATGTGAATGGCTGGTGGGTTGGGGGCAGGACTGAGCCCTAATGGCACCTGGCAGGCAGCTAGCACTCACAGATGCTTGCTCGAGTCAGGCCCCATCCCTTGAAATTCACCCTCTGTATCTCCCCCGAGTCTCAGTCTCCCATCTCTGGGTCTCTCTTGGGGCCTCAGTCTCTGTGTGGccatccttctccttctctctctatgccCACCCTGCACCCGGGCCCCAGGGCTCTCACCGAGAGGTGCTGGAACAGCCATGCTCTCATGATGTTAGTAGCCACCTTGGGGAAGATCCCCCTCTTCTTATTCCGCCGCCGCTCCTGGTCCAGCTCCTCGTCCTCTCCCCCGGAACTGGGAGAGGCCACACTTGTGTCTAGTCCATCTCCTGAGGGAGGACAGGCAAGCTGTGTTTGTGGGCAGCAAGCAGGGAGATCAGAGGGACCCAGAACCCTTACCCAAGAGACCATTCCACACCCCTATTATCCTTGCACTTCTGGAAGTCCTACTTGCTGTCTAACTTCAATCCTCAGACTGACTCCCACatttcccctccacctcccaggcTTCTTACCTTGGTCACTGGAGTTGTCCCCACTCTGGGAGGCTAGGCCCCCACTGGATGGACCCGGGGTCCCCAAATGTACAGACCCGCTGTCCTCATGGTCTCTAATCCACGTATTATTCTGGAAAACAAGAGCTAAAAGTCAGTGCAACGCTTGGGTGCCCTATAGCACAGTGACTGAGACcatgggctctggagctgggacacctgagtgtaaatcctgtctctgcttctttcctggctgtgtggccttgggcgagttgcttcacttctctgtgcctctgtttccttaactGGAAAACAGAAGACAACAACTGTCCCCACCTCACAGAGCCTGGAAAGGACTCGGTGAGATCATTCACGTAGACACACAGCAGTCGCCCCATAAACGTGAGCTTACAGAGATCCACAGCAGCTTAGCTGAAATCCTAGAGGGCCAGCAGTGTTTCAGAATTTAGAACtttccacattttaatttttttaaaatttattcttaaaagtaACCTccaactcaagaccccaagatccagagtcgcagctctactgcctgagccagGCGGGTGCCCATAGAACGGTTCCCCTTTGTAGACACTAAATCTGCCCACACACTGTGTATTTCATGACACCCCCAGCAGGGTCTGGGGCTTAACCTCCTCATCAGACTCATTAACATTTCTGCAGCAAAATGGATGAATATTTAACTAAGtggaataaataaagtctataaaTAGCCTCTCATTAGTTCAGGTCAGACTAAGCTGCCAAATGAGTTTGCACTAAACTTAGGGGGGATAAAAAACAACTTCTGTTTTTCAaagatggggtggggaggtgtcTCCGAATTGCAGGGTGGGTGGAGGGTTCAGGCTGTGCTTTATCTAGACTCTGATACACTTTGAAGAACTGGACAATGCATTAGATCAGCCCTCGGCCCCAGCTCTGTGTCCTAGGCGCCTGACCTACCTGCACACACTGTGTCAAACCCTCTTTGTCATTCAGTTTAAGGTTCAGCTCCATTGCTGGGAGGAGGACTGGGAGGGTTACAGCTCTTGTTGAATCCCAGGGCACTCCACCTGTCCTGATTGCCCTGGACCCTGCCTGTTGCTTTGTAAGCAGCCCCCCGACTCcgacacccacccccacccccaccccggccccaccGCAGCCTGCCATGGCCCACCACGAGTATCTCATCTGTATCCTGGGGGGGCCAGGCTGGAGATGCCACAGCTCAGAGAAGGTTACCCCGGGTGTGGCATGTCTGTATGGAACTGTGTATTTGAGTGCATGGTGGGCGGGTGTGCAAACGGTGGGATCATCAGTCCGAAGGCTTTTGATCTTGGCTGCAGAGGTTTCTGGGGCTCTTCTAGCGCTGGGtctgatgggacgcctgggtgcgtGTCCACAGCGGTGTGCCTGAAGCTGCCTTGAGACTGCGGTGTGGCCCGGGTCAGTGCACTCACGCCTGCGTCCCTCTCTGAGATGACCTCGTGTACCTTCCTGAGATCACGAGCCCATGGTGTCCTAAGTTTGCGTCTGTTGTTCAAGAAATGGGTTGTCTTCTCTGTGAGACGGTGTGTGTGGTTACTGCACGCGTGGCTTCGTGACTACACCGGGCCGGACGACTGCCACGGGTGTGTATTGGCGACGCCGCGAAAATGCGGAACACCGCCAAGCCTCAGAGTGGGGTTCTCGCTGCGCATGTGCAGACCGTGGGTTGTATGGCAGAGGGTCCTCGAGGCCCGTCTGTGACTGCTGTGGGCAGCCTGCCCGAGTCTGTGCCGGGGCACGGCCATGTGCCTGTATCTGGGGGCAGTTGTGACCCCCTTGTGGGGGTGGTCCGGGTCAGGCTCTGCGCTGCTCTTACGTGACTGTCCATCGGTACCAAGCGCGGCACGGAGCGTGGGTACCTGCTGCGGTCTGGCTGTCGTGTGGTGAAGGTGGcacgtgtctgtgtgtgcgcAGGCCCTGCACTCGTGCCGCGCTGGGTCTAAGTGCTGCGGTGTCCGAATCTGGGTGGCAGGATCTGGGACCGTTTGGCTCCGTCTGTCGTGGTGGCTGTTGCTCTAGAAGTGCAGGTCTCACTCGGGGTGTGCAGCGTATGATGCTGCTCTGCGGCTGGGACGCGTGTGTTTGAGTAGGTGGCATATGTGCTCATCTAGCCACGAGCGAGAATGGCGGAGACTGAGTTTGCGTGGCTGTGTCTGAGGCTGTGCGGGTACAACTAAGTCTACGTGTAtgcatgtgtgcgcatgtgcTGCCATCTGGGTGTGTCCTGGTCTGCGCAGCCGCTCTTGCGTCATTGGCGCATGCCCGGTGGTCAGGCATAGCTGgctgaggctggggggtgggggcaccctCACGCTGTAGCCTGGCTGTGTCCGCTCACAGCTATGGTTGCGGGGTGATGCCTGGTGCCCCATGCCCAGCCCACCTGATccgggaggctggggcaggaggccGGGTAGTCCTCGAGGTCCTCCCTGCAGCCGCCATCCCGATCCTCGATGACCAGGTCGATGGGCATCTTTCCCTTGAGGCAGGTGATGTAGCGGTGACAGAAGTTGTCGCACAGGTCGTGGACCTGAGGGGGCACCGGGGTACTGGGGGGGCCACCCgggagccagggctggggtgtACAGGGATGGGGCAGCATTCTGCTCCAACTCCATTGGGCAGAGGGCCTGAGGAGGGGTGGAAGGGGTGagaaggggagggatggggggggggaagtGAGGGTGTGAGGGGAAGTGAGAAGCACTCACCTTCTCCAGCTCCAGCAGGTGGAAACGGAGCACCTGGATGGCCTGTATCATCTGAAAATtgagacaggaagagacagagcaggggagagaaggagggacggaaggaggggaggaggaggggaagagagagagagaaagagggagaaggaccagaggaggaggaggaaaagaaggaggaggagggaggagaaaggggagaaaaggagagagagaagaacagaaagagTGAGATAGAATGACAAAGACagaggacaggcagagagggacagaacCACAGGGTCAGAGAGCGACAgggaacagagacagagaccccGAATTAAGG
This region includes:
- the MEIS3 gene encoding homeobox protein Meis3 isoform X1: MARRYDELPHYPGIVDSTAALAGFPEAVPSAPRAPGPYGPHRPPQPQPLGLDSDGLRREKDEIYGHPLFPLLALVFEKCELATCSPRDGAGTGLGTPPGGDVCSSDSFNEDIAAFAKQVRSERPLFSSNPELDNLMIQAIQVLRFHLLELEKVHDLCDNFCHRYITCLKGKMPIDLVIEDRDGGCREDLEDYPASCPSLPDQNNTWIRDHEDSGSVHLGTPGPSSGGLASQSGDNSSDQGDGLDTSVASPSSGGEDEELDQERRRNKKRGIFPKVATNIMRAWLFQHLSHPYPSEEQKKQLAQDTGLTILQVNNWFINARRRIVQPMIDQSNRTGQSAAFNPEGQPMGGYTEAQPHMTVRPPGSMGMSLNLEGEWHYL
- the MEIS3 gene encoding homeobox protein Meis3 isoform X2, producing the protein MARRYDELPHYPGIVDSTAALAGFPEAVPSAPRAPGPYGPHRPPQPQPLGLDSDGLRREKDEIYGHPLFPLLALVFEKCELATCSPRDGAGTGLGTPPGGDVCSSDSFNEDIAAFAKQVRSERPLFSSNPELDNLMIQAIQVLRFHLLELEKGKMPIDLVIEDRDGGCREDLEDYPASCPSLPDQNNTWIRDHEDSGSVHLGTPGPSSGGLASQSGDNSSDQGDGLDTSVASPSSGGEDEELDQERRRNKKRGIFPKVATNIMRAWLFQHLSHPYPSEEQKKQLAQDTGLTILQVNNWFINARRRIVQPMIDQSNRTGQSAAFNPEGQPMGGYTEAQPHMTVRPPGSMGMSLNLEGEWHYL